A part of Capsicum annuum cultivar UCD-10X-F1 chromosome 6, UCD10Xv1.1, whole genome shotgun sequence genomic DNA contains:
- the LOC107875490 gene encoding transcription factor DIVARICATA — translation MEILSPAPYLANPSWFLDEGKSTKWTPAENKAFENALALFDKDTPDRWQRVAEMVPGKSVGDVIRQYKELEDDVSRIEAGLITIPGYSTSPFTLEWGNSHSFDGYKQTYVVGGKRPLSSRPPEQERKKGIPWTEEEHKLFLMGLKKYGKGDWRNISRNFVVTRTPTQVASHAQKYFIRQLSGGKDKRRASIHDITTINLHDNQTSSPDYQKPTSPDQPAVISQQPKSAANAVHKMPFQWNQANNGTAMGFNSAQGSLFMSPLYGGNSYGNNKMQSQSLQRGALHEPYFGSQSMNFQLQSAHQYHQA, via the exons ATGGAGATTCTATCACCAGCTCCTTATCTTGCAAATCCAAGCTGGTTTCTTGATGAGGGAAAGAGTACTAAATGGACGCCAGCTGAGAACAAGGCTTTTGAAAATGCTCTTGCTTTGTTTGATAAAGATACACCAGATAGATGGCAAAGAGTTGCAGAAATGGTACCAGGGAAAAGTGTTGGTGATGTGATAAGGCAATATAAGGAATTAGAAGATGATGTGAGTAGAATTGAAGCTGGATTAATTACTATTCCTGGTTATAGTACTTCACCTTTTACATTAGAATGGGGGAATAGTCATAGTTTTGATGGGTATAAGCAAACTTATGTTGTTGGTGGCAAAAGGCCTTTGTCTAGTAGGCCTCCAGAACAAGAGAGGAAGAAGGGTATACCATGGACAGAAGAAGAACATAA GTTGTTTCTAATGGGGCTTAAAAAGTATGGAAAGGGGGATTGGAGGAACATCTCGCGCAACTTTGTTGTTACTAGAACTCCAACTCAAGTGGCTAGCCATGCTCAGAAGTACTTTATTAGACAACTTTCTGGTGGCAAAGATAAAAGACGTGCGAGTATTCATGACATTACAACAATAAATCTCCACGATAATCAAACGTCTTCACCAGATTACCAGAAACCAACTTCACCTGATCAACCAGCTGTGATTTCGCAGCAGCCAAAATCGGCTGCCAATGCCGTGCACAAAATGCCATTTCAGTGGAATCAGGCCAATAATGGGACAGCCATGGGCTTCAATTCTGCACAAGGAAGTTTGTTTATGTCCCCTCTTTATGGAGGAAACTCCTATGGGAACAATAAAATGCAAAGCCAAAGCCTACAAAGAGGTGCTTTGCATGAACCTTACTTTGGATCTCAAAGTATGAATTTTCAGCTGCAATCAGCACATCAGTACCATCAAGCGTAA